One segment of Neodiprion fabricii isolate iyNeoFabr1 chromosome 1, iyNeoFabr1.1, whole genome shotgun sequence DNA contains the following:
- the LOC124180306 gene encoding protein RFT1 homolog, with translation MAPNILKSSLENASFNIIFQILFRCVTFVLNAFVVRHVGQAVLGVMNVRLLLLESMILFLSREPFMKACLTNTAEHNWAQVVNLLWVTVPICALMSLIFGYTWLFILLPSEVLPPYYTFAVCAVAVSCIIELSSLIVQLVASAFLFVRLKVVLDTIMIIIRTFTFVILILYQPENALFAFGVAQLVAAIFYTTSHYAYFHFYITKIEEFKVQERPSLKDDVDESVSMEFPFTSIKDFLPGQLVNSGSLLDKKLSILTWSFFRQGVLKQILTEGERLIMTIMPVLTFAEQGTYEIVNNLGSLAARFIFRPIEDSGYFYFTQMVKRDKSIPDQNVVKVQESVNVLTQLCSVVTSIGLIVLVFGQSYSSLLLWLYGGPKLTAYLPVLLLRSHCLAVLLLGINGVTECYTNATADSKTIDRNNYIMIYESVAFLVVSYFFASWFGPVGFIFGNCVNMALRILHSTKFIKRRHENTKYRPLLGLVPKPIFVASLILAAVITKVSQAYFFPSEKLIHLFIGIVMFGLVMASWVYEHQDLVQLGVNKWRDRRNKHKKDD, from the exons atacTATTCCGTTGCGTAACATTTGTTCTAAATGCATTTGTAGTACGGCATGTAGGCCAAGCAGTGCTTGGAGTAATGAATGTGAGGCTGCTCTTATTGGAATCTATGATCCTTTTCCTCTCTCGTGAACCGTTCATGAAAGCGTGTCTGACGAACACGGCTGAACACAACTGGGCACAAGTGGTTAATTTGCTATGGGTGAC ggTTCCAATATGTGCGCTCATGTCCCTGATCTTTGGATACACATGGTTGTTCATATTATTGCCGTCAGAAGTATTACCGCCTTACTATACATTCGCAGTTTGCGCAGTCGCTGTTTCCTGCATTATTGAACTATCCTCGTTGATTGTTCAATTAGTTGCCAGTGCTTTTCTCTTTGTGAGGCTTAAA GTAGTCTTAGATACAATTATGATAATCATTCGGACGTTTACCTTTGTCATACTGATACTTTACCAACCGGAGAATGCATTATTCGCCTTTGGAGTGGCACAGCTTGTTGCAGCCATTTTTTACACTACCAGCCACTATGcttatttccatttttacaTTACCAAGATAGAAGAATTCAAGGTTCAAGAAAGACCATCTTTAAAAGATGATGTTGATGAGTCTGTGAGCATGGAATTCCCGTTTACATCAATAAAAGACTTTTTACCAGGTCAATTGGTTAATTCG GGGTCGTTGTTGGACAAAAAACTATCCATCCTTACGTGGAGTTTTTTTCGACAAGGAgtattgaaacaaattttaactGAAGGGGAAAGATTGATCATGACCATAATGCCCGTTTTGACATTTGCTGAACAg GGCACGTATGAAATTGTTAACAATCTGGGTTCCTTAGCAGCAAGATTTATATTCCGTCCAATAGAGGATAGCGGTTACTTCTATTTCACACAGATGGTCAAAAGGGATAAATCGATACCTGATCAAAACGTG GTGAAGGTGCAAGAGAGTGTTAATGTCTTAACACAGCTATGTTCAGTTGTAACATCAATTGGATTGATTGTTCTAGTTTTTGGCCAATCTTATTCCTCACTTTTACTCTGGTTATATGGAGGGCCAAAGTTGACAGCCTATTTACCAGTTTTATTACTGAGATCGCATTGTCTTGCAGTATTACTGTTAGGAATAAATGGAGTTACAGAATGTTATACAAATGCGACAGCAGACAGTAAAACCATTGACcggaataattatattatgatATATGAGTCTGTAGCATTCCTAGTAgtgtcatatttttttgcatctTGGTTTGGGCCCGTTGGTTTCATTTTTGGAAACTGCGTTAACATGGCTTTGAGAATTTTGCATTCAAccaaatttataaaaagaaGACACGAAAATACCAAATATAGACCATTATTAGGACTCGTACCTAAACCAATATTCGTTGCATCTTTAATACTAGCAGCTGTTATTACAAAAGTGTCACAG GCATACTTTTTTCCGAGCGAAAAATTAATCCATCTGTTCATCGGTATCGTAATGTTTGGACTGGTGATGGCTTCCTGGGTTTATGAACATCAAGACCTGGTTCAACTCGGTGTAAACAAATGGCGCGATAGGCGAAACAAACACAAAAAAGATGATTGA